In Ischnura elegans chromosome 9, ioIscEleg1.1, whole genome shotgun sequence, the following proteins share a genomic window:
- the LOC124165111 gene encoding cilia- and flagella-associated protein 298 isoform X3 — translation MVLLHVKKGEESQFLFETSVEIDISQLVNDITVIYNGKLKVSRICNEMENLAEHGTYLPPNMLGLTDEQVAELKLVDEWGEKCIPSGGFTQKDDPVGRRNGKAPNEKMQQVLKNTIEEAKAMTSKKQVERGVCLSLSMIQEALELLRGATMIVYPMGLPPHDPIRLEFENAEDLEGTHYSLEVIEICMAQLWFSGKEMLQDKKLKDYVGKNEKTKAVVKLQKRGHGAPSREPVMNEEERKQWMSHAYRRQEELKFF, via the exons ATGGTGCTACTTCACGTTAAGAAAGGCGAagaaagccaatttttgttcgaGACCTCGGTTGAAATTGATATCAGCCAGTTGGTTAACGATATAACCGTTATTTACAACGGAAAACTTAAAGTATCCCGAATTTGCAATG AAATGGAAAATCTTGCTGAACATGGAACCTATCTCCCACCCAACATGCTTGGGTTAACTGATGAGCAAGTTGCTGAACTGAAGCTCGTGGATGAGTGGGGTGAAAAATGTATTCCTAGTGGAGGATTTACTCAGAAAGATGATCCTGTGGGAAGGAGAAATGGCAAGGCACCCAATGAAAAAATGCAGCAAGTTTTAAAGAATACAATTGAAGAAGCTAAAGCAATGACATCAAAG AAACAAGTGGAACGTGGAGTTTGTCTCTCACTGAGCATGATTCAAGAAGCTTTGGAGCTTTTGCGTGGAGCCACAATGATTGTTTATCCGATGGGGCTGCCACCACATGACCCAATAAGATTGGAGTTTGAGAATGCTGAGGACTTGGAGGGAACTCATTATTCTCTGGAG GTGATTGAAATATGCATGGCTCAGCTGTGGTTTTCGGGTAAAGAAATGCTGCAAGATAAAAAGCTGAAGGACTACgttggcaaaaatgaaaaaaccaAAGCTGTGGTTAAACTACAGAAGAGAGGGCATGGTGCACCTTCCAGGGAGCCTGTGATGAATGAAGAGGAGAGGAAGCAGTGGATGTCCCATGCTTATCGGCGACAGGAAGAGCTAAAG TTCTTCTAA
- the LOC124165111 gene encoding cilia- and flagella-associated protein 298 isoform X2, with amino-acid sequence MVLLHVKKGEESQFLFETSVEIDISQLVNDITVIYNGKLKVSRICNEMENLAEHGTYLPPNMLGLTDEQVAELKLVDEWGEKCIPSGGFTQKDDPVGRRNGKAPNEKMQQVLKNTIEEAKAMTSKKQVERGVCLSLSMIQEALELLRGATMIVYPMGLPPHDPIRLEFENAEDLEGTHYSLEVIEICMAQLWFSGKEMLQDKKLKDYVGKNEKTKAVVKLQKRGHGAPSREPVMNEEERKQWMSHAYRRQEELKSDRQTIFS; translated from the exons ATGGTGCTACTTCACGTTAAGAAAGGCGAagaaagccaatttttgttcgaGACCTCGGTTGAAATTGATATCAGCCAGTTGGTTAACGATATAACCGTTATTTACAACGGAAAACTTAAAGTATCCCGAATTTGCAATG AAATGGAAAATCTTGCTGAACATGGAACCTATCTCCCACCCAACATGCTTGGGTTAACTGATGAGCAAGTTGCTGAACTGAAGCTCGTGGATGAGTGGGGTGAAAAATGTATTCCTAGTGGAGGATTTACTCAGAAAGATGATCCTGTGGGAAGGAGAAATGGCAAGGCACCCAATGAAAAAATGCAGCAAGTTTTAAAGAATACAATTGAAGAAGCTAAAGCAATGACATCAAAG AAACAAGTGGAACGTGGAGTTTGTCTCTCACTGAGCATGATTCAAGAAGCTTTGGAGCTTTTGCGTGGAGCCACAATGATTGTTTATCCGATGGGGCTGCCACCACATGACCCAATAAGATTGGAGTTTGAGAATGCTGAGGACTTGGAGGGAACTCATTATTCTCTGGAG GTGATTGAAATATGCATGGCTCAGCTGTGGTTTTCGGGTAAAGAAATGCTGCAAGATAAAAAGCTGAAGGACTACgttggcaaaaatgaaaaaaccaAAGCTGTGGTTAAACTACAGAAGAGAGGGCATGGTGCACCTTCCAGGGAGCCTGTGATGAATGAAGAGGAGAGGAAGCAGTGGATGTCCCATGCTTATCGGCGACAGGAAGAGCTAAAG Tccgacaggcaaacgatcttctcatga